The Apium graveolens cultivar Ventura chromosome 3, ASM990537v1, whole genome shotgun sequence sequence gcggccatcgcaatgaaacattgcggccgTGCATTTAATGCACACACCTACCTTAAAATGTCTGTATTTTTGAAACATTGCTGTTTTTACTGCTTCTTAACATTCTGCTCAAATTTATTCTTCTGAAAAAAAAGGTTAGCATTCAATATCCATGGCTtcttatttatttgattattcaAGTTCATCTAGTGATCATAACAATTTTAATTATGTTAACCCCCACACAAAAAAGAGGGTTTATCGTAAAATCTTTAATGATGATGAAGTAATAGATGTTGATAGTATTGAAGATAAAGTTAATGATCCGGGGAAGCGAAAAACGCATAGTGATGATGATGTTGGTTTCGGTTGGAAGAATCACGATGTTCACGGTGATTCCGATGATAGTAATGATTCTTTTAATGGCGATGATGATGATAAAATTAATGATGAAATTTTTATTGGAAATATGAATGATGTAGTTCCTTGTGTTGGTATGATGTTTGATTCGTTGGATGAAGCGGAAAGTTTTTATCGAGGTTATGATCGAAGTATAGGGTTCGAGATAATTATTCGAAGTAGTCATAAGCATTCAAGAAATGGTGGTATATCGTCACGTTTGTATATATGTCGAAAGGGTGGAAGATTGGGCCCAAAACCCTTGGAAGTTGAAGATAGGGCTAAAGGGAAACGACCTCGAGATGTTATTCCTCGAACTTGTTGTCGTGCTCATATGTGTGTTGCTCACAAAGTAAGCTCAAACAAATGGGAAGTAACCAAGGTCAACCTAGAGCACAATCATGCTATGGTTACATCGGATAAGGTAAATTTCATGCAAAGATCACGCAACATAGATCCGTTTACCCGATCTTTGATTGAGTTATTCAACAAATCGGGTATCGAGACCCCGAAAGTGATGAATTTACTTAGTGAGACGTGTGGTGGTATTGGAAAAATTGGTTTTTCCGCTCAAGACGTACGAAATATAATACGTGACATTCGAAGACGGATTTTTGATTCCGGTGATGCGGAGTGTGGATTGGTTTTGTTACGAGACTTGCAAAAACAAAGTGATGGCAATTTTTTCTACCGAGTGGATGTGGATGAGGAGAATTGGGTTAGGGGTTTGGTGTGGGTTGATCCTCGTTCGCTTAACGCGTACAAGAATTttggagatgtggtgactttcgACTCGACATATCGGACTAATAGGTATGACATGCCTTTTATTCCAATTACGGGAGTGAATCACCACTACCAAAATATTTTGTTTGGATTTGCACTTATAAGGGACGAGAAAGAGACTACTTATAGATGGGTTTTGAAGACTTGGTTGGAAGCGGTCGATAACAAGCCACCTATTACCATTATTACGGATCAAGACATCGCTTTAAGTAATGTCATTTCTGAGGTTATGCCTAACACCAACCATACATATTGTACGTGGCATATTAGTAGCAAGTTTCCCGATAAACTATCTACTTTGTATACTCAATACTCGGAGTTCAAGACGGATTTTAATGCATGTATCTACAAGTCATTGTCACCAACGGAATTTGAAGGTAGGTGGGAGGACTTGAAagagaaatatgatcttgaaaatCACAATTGGCTAAATGATATGTATGCAATTAGACGGCAATGGGTTTTTGCTTTCACGAAACAACATTTTGCCGCCGGTATGACTACCACCTCAAGGAGCGAGTCTATGAATTAATTTTTTGATGAGTATATGAAAGCGTCGACCGGTTtgaaagaattcattgagaattCACAAAAAGCTTTGGACTCACAATATTTACGGGAGGTTCAAGCCGATTTTGACACCGAGTACAAGGAAATGAGACTATTCTCTAACTCGTCAATGGAGATACATGCCTCCAAGATATACACAAAACAGATGTTTAAGCGATTTCAAAAAGAGCTTCAAAAAAGTCAATCTTTTGTTGTGAAAAGCATGAAAGGTTGTGGAGATTATCTTTCAAAGATGTATTTGGTAGAAAAGTCCACCTTGCCGGAGATTAATAGAAGGAATTTTTTCTTGAAGGTTTCCATCGACGGGAGTTATTCTTGTACATGTAAAAAATTTGAACATTCTAGGATGATTTGTAGACACATGATCCGTTACCTTAACAAGAAACAAAAGACGATGATACCACCAGATCTTGTAACAATGAGGTGGACAATCAACGGAAACAAAGTTGTGGGACCTCTACCGTGTACGCCTCGGATGCTTGGTAATGTTGTAGAATCTCAAACGGCaagatatagtggattgtgtaaAGCTTTCCAAGGTTTGTCCGTTGTTGGTAGTTGCTCCATTCCGCGGTACAATTACTTGATGAGCGTGATCAAGAGAGAAAAGGAGTATGTGATTAAGTCTTTTCCgggagaaaagagagagaaaaaaataaatgaggactatgaaagtgatgaagaagaTGATCCGTTATTAGATCCCCCAAGGTCACAAACAAAAGGACGTCCAAAAGCGGGTAGATTCAAAAGTGGTATCGAGACGTCAAGTTCAAATAAACAATTTCGAAAGTGCAGTTTTTGTGGGGCGAGGGAAGAAGGCCATGATAGAAGAAATTGTCCCTCGAGATTATtaggaaaaaaaggaaaaaattgATTGTAATTTCTTATCATGTactttaaaatattaatgaattttaattaaatattttcaatgttgttaatgttagtacttgttaccattattaataatcccaaaaaaagaagtgactccaaaaaattttttgaaaaaaagttatttttgaagatttttttttccaaaattgGGCAGAAAGTTTTCTGTAAAACAGAATAagtattatataaaaaataaatcatttgCAAGTGCAATGACCAATCTGCAAATTTATGCAAAACCCAGATTATCccccgcaatgaaacaatgctgcatccgcaatgaaacattgcggcatccgcaatgaaacattgcgggcCTAAACTGGGCTTTGCCGAATTTTGCATATTGGTCACTGCACTTGcaaatgatttattttttatataaaactTTTTCTGTTTACAGAAAACTTTCTGCCcaattttggaaaaaaaaatcttcaaaaataactttttttaaaaatttttttttggagtcacttctttttttgggattattaataatggcaacaagtactaacattaacaacattaaaaatatttaattaaaattcattaatatttCAAAGTACATAATAACAAATTCGGCATGACCTCTTTGTTTTTAAGTTAAACTTTACCTGTAAAATAAAAAAACCGGCATGACCTATTTATTTTTAAGTCAGCCAAAAACCTGTAAAATTTCAAACCAAACCAaactaaacttaaaaatgaatggccttgacatgccaactacaaacaaaccaaaccaaactaaacttaaaaatgaatggccttgacatgccaactataaaaaaaataaaccaaaccaaactaaacttaaaaatgaatggccttgacatgccaactataaacaaaccaaaccaaaccaaaccaaaacAAACTTAAAAAAAAATGGCTTTGATATGCCAACTACAAACAAATCAACTAAAATAAATACATCTAACCAACCAAAATAAATACAACCAATCTAAATAAAATACAACCGGGCAAAATATGTACAACTAACTAAAGTAACTACAAGTCACTAATCAAATAACAAACTAGTGTCCCGCCTCTCTTTGTCGAATGCCCCACTCAGAAATGTGTCTAGCAACCCCTTTTGATAACTCGTACGCCATCCGATAGCGAAAAGTCTGTACATCAACTTTAGGGTTCCACACAGCTGATGGCAAGGAGATCCCGTTGAGCATAGCGTCCATGTACTTGGATACATACACACCACAATCATTGCCACCATCTTGCTTGGGTCGAGCATCAAGACCATGAACCCGGGTATATTTCAATGGAAATCGAGATGGATGCAAATAATTGAGCATATATGGGATCAACTTTTCCTGCAAATAacgggaaatgaacctaacaagtcattatttaattattaatctatttaaaactactggtagggaattaaagaatgatatttcacaggaaatgaacctaacaagtcattatttaattattaatctatttaaaactactggtagggaattaaagaatgatatttcacgggaaatgaacctaacaagtcattatttaattattaatctatttaaaactactggtagggaattaaagaatgatatttcacgggaaatgaacctaacaagtcattatttaattattaatctatttaaaactactggtagggaattaaagaatgatatttcacgggaaatgaacctaacaagtcattatttaattattaatctatttaaaactactggtagggaattaaagaatgatataGTTACCATAATGATATTtcacgggaaatgaacctaacaagtcattatttaattattaatctatataaaactactggtagggaattaaagaatgatataTTTACCATAATGTAATACTGGAAGGGGTGAGCGATGTTCCCTGTTGTGTCTTTGTCGTCCCTAAGAGGATCAATGTTTAACACTCTCATTTTGTTGAGATTAACAACAAACAAGAACCAATGAGAGCTATCACACGTGGGGAAAAATGCAAAGTCACAAAACTGAAGAGGCAAGCTACCCCCCTTGTTAGCATAATCTCTAAAGAACCTCTCCATTGACTTCTTGGCATCACCTTTTAGGGTACTCGGAGAAGCCTACAATTACAAGTCAAAAAATAGGTTAACATTTATACAGCATAATTGATATCTGTTTATAGAAAAGCAGGTTGGAGCATTGCTATTTGTTTAATAGAGTACCTTCAAGTTAGGACAAAACTCAAGTGCCATCGCCATGAAAAAGCTAGGAGCAATGAAATACCGCCTGGGCTTGAAACTTTCAGTTCTGGGAATTTTTTCCCATTTTTCCCAGAGTTTATCCTCTCTAAGTCTCAAGAGCTCACCATAGGCATTGAGAACATCATCCTCCACCCAAAACTCTGGTCGCAAAGTTGTTACTTCGCTATGTGTAAGAGGATAAGTAATGCCCCGCTCACTATGATCACGCCAAATGTAATCAACCTCTAAACTCCAGA is a genomic window containing:
- the LOC141715002 gene encoding protein FAR1-RELATED SEQUENCE 5-like — protein: MASYLFDYSSSSSDHNNFNYVNPHTKKRVYRKIFNDDEVIDVDSIEDKVNDPGKRKTHSDDDVGFGWKNHDVHGDSDDSNDSFNGDDDDKINDEIFIGNMNDVVPCVGMMFDSLDEAESFYRGYDRSIGFEIIIRSSHKHSRNGGISSRLYICRKGGRLGPKPLEVEDRAKGKRPRDVIPRTCCRAHMCVAHKVSSNKWEVTKVNLEHNHAMVTSDKVNFMQRSRNIDPFTRSLIELFNKSGIETPKVMNLLSETCGGIGKIGFSAQDVRNIIRDIRRRIFDSGDAECGLVLLRDLQKQSDGNFFYRVDVDEENWVRGLVWVDPRSLNAYKNFGDVVTFDSTYRTNRYDMPFIPITGVNHHYQNILFGFALIRDEKETTYRWVLKTWLEAVDNKPPITIITDQDIALSNVISEVMPNTNHTYCTWHISSKFPDKLSTLYTQYSEFKTDFNACIYKSLSPTEFEGRWEDLKEKYDLENHNWLNDMYAIRRQWVFAFTKQHFAAGMTTTSRSESMN
- the LOC141715003 gene encoding protein FAR1-RELATED SEQUENCE 5-like is translated as MKASTGLKEFIENSQKALDSQYLREVQADFDTEYKEMRLFSNSSMEIHASKIYTKQMFKRFQKELQKSQSFVVKSMKGCGDYLSKMYLVEKSTLPEINRRNFFLKVSIDGSYSCTCKKFEHSRMICRHMIRYLNKKQKTMIPPDLVTMRWTINGNKVVGPLPCTPRMLGNVVESQTARYSGLCKAFQESFL